TTAAAATACTATTCCGTGGATGTTACTGACCAGTAGAGTCAGTTTGATACATGCATTCGCGTCACTCGACGCGCCGAGACTGTATAAATCACATAGTGCGATATCAAATCTGCGGATGCGTGTTTAGATGCGCTCGCAATCGCTCTGGGGGTGCTGACTGTTCGAATGCGGTCCTCTCGCCCTTCGAAGCGATATGGGAGCGGGCTCGTTTCTCCGACCGGTACGAGTGGCCGTTCTAGTCGTAGATTCGACCTCGGCCGTCGGCGCCGATCTGTATACGGTACCCGAGGTAGTCGAACTGGACGGAACCCTCCGAGCGGTCGCTGCGCGGAGCGGGCGCCTCGAAGAGAGCGTCGAGTGCGTCGGGGTCGAGGGCATCGAACAGGGGCGGGAGCGTAGTCACGTCGGCGTCGACGTGGTCGTCGAGTGCTTCGACGAGACCCCGGGAGGGTCCGTCGGCCGGTGACCATTCGAACGTTCGGACGGGGTCGTGCGCGCGCAGTTGATCCTCGTTCATCGACATTGGCCCTTATCGCGTGTCGCCGTTGAGGGTTGGCCCGCCATTGGGAACGTGTTCTTACGTCTCCTCGGGGGCGTCGTCCAGCGCATGGACGAGCGTGTCGGCGATGAGGTTCCGGGTGCCGCGGCGGAGGCGTTCGGAAATGGCGCGTCGCGAGACGTCGAATCGCGTGCCGAGCTCCATCTGCGAGATGCCGCGGGGTTTGTCGTAGTAGCCGTCCTGGAACGCGGAGACGAGCGTCTCGCGCTGGATGTCAGTGAGCTGGCGGTGGTCGTGCTCGCGGAGCGTCTCCAGGTCGTAGAGTCTGTCGAGCGTGATCGGGTACCCGTGGTCCTCGAAGAGCACTCGGAAGTCGTTGAACGCGTCCCGGTCGCTGGTCCGGACTTCGAACCGCCAGTGTTCGGCGGTCCCGACGGCTTCGACGATCGTGGCGTCGATGTCTTTGAGTCCGTCGACGAGCGCCTCGTTCGCGCCCCACTTCGCGCGGAACAGCGCCGTGTCTTCGACGCGTTCGAGTTCGCGGAGGTCGTCGATCTCGCCCTCGAGCGCGGCCTGCTCCATGAAGGCTTCGGGCGTGCTGCCCTGGACCCAGAAGAACGGGAGCGCGGACTCGTCCGTGGGAACGATCTGGTCGACGGTAATGACGACGTCCGGCATCTCGTCGAGGGTCTCGCCGAACGGGAACGACTCCGATGGGATCGTGAACTCGGCGACGCAGAGCATGCGTTCGCGATTGGGGACGGATGGTTTGGGATTACTGCAGGCAGGTGCGGGTCGTCGGACACGCGCGGAGGTTGTCCGTTGCCGTCGACGGCAATCGTACGATCGAAACCGCTCGTGGACTGGGAGGAATCGCAGCGGTCGACCAATTGTTCCCGGCGGCGGCGGTGGCGACTGATCGGAGCGACGAGTTTGATCGAGAGTTGGATCGACGAGTCGGATCGACGAACGCAAGCGACGGATCGCTGCAATAGTCCAACACAGCGGTTCGTCACGTCAGTTCGAACGCATTGCTAACGACAGCTGTTTGCAACATCTGTATGCAATCGCCGTTTGTAACAATCGTTTGTAATGGCCGTTTGAAGTAAATGTTTGAAACGTGTGTTCGTATCATTGGCCGTGGCCAATTGTATGCACCAATCGATACAATCAGCCGTTTGTATCACTTAGTGCAAACTACTATTTGAAACAGCCGTTCGTAACGTAGTTTTGGAACAACTATTCGAAACAACCACTTGGAACTGTTGTTCGTACCGCCCACGTATGGCGATCGGGGGGCACACGAGTCGGGTCGAGCGTCGAATCGAGCTGTCGAGTCGGCCGCCCGGCTCGAGTGCGAGGTGTCGCCGAGAGGTCGTTTCGGGGAGCGCGGTCACGATCGCGGCGATACTGTTCCAGTCGCGACGGCGCGGGACGCCTACGTGTCGGCCCCTTCTGCGAACCACCAGTCCTCCAGGAGGGCGTTGCCCGTGTATCGGATGCGAGTGGACCCGTCGACAGTCGTGACGACGTCGGCGGCGACGAGCTTCGGGAGGTGACAGTGGTGGATGGAGGCCTCGAGTGCGTCGGGGTTCCGCGGGGAGTCCAGGAGGTCGGCGACGGTGGACGCGAGGACGTCCGGGGAGGAGCTCCCATGCGTGTGGAGGGCGGCGAGCATCGCTCTGCGTTCGTAGCTGGCGAGTGCGTCGAGCGTCAGCGAGGTCGTCTCGGGGTCGGCGAGGGCCTGCGAGTCGAGGAGGGTTCGGAACGCGGAGTCCGACCAGAGCGGGTGATCTGTGCGGCCGACCGCGTCGTCGGTCGTTCGTTCGACGACGCCTTCGGCTTCGAGCGTGGGGAGGTGCACGTGGTGGAGGTCCGACTCGAATTGTTGGACGACGGCGTCGGGAGGGTCGTCGATGGATTCCTGCGTCTCGCGCGCGACGATGAGTCGAACGAGGTGGGCCTGTGGGAT
This genomic window from Halorubellus sp. JP-L1 contains:
- a CDS encoding helix-turn-helix domain-containing protein, coding for MLCVAEFTIPSESFPFGETLDEMPDVVITVDQIVPTDESALPFFWVQGSTPEAFMEQAALEGEIDDLRELERVEDTALFRAKWGANEALVDGLKDIDATIVEAVGTAEHWRFEVRTSDRDAFNDFRVLFEDHGYPITLDRLYDLETLREHDHRQLTDIQRETLVSAFQDGYYDKPRGISQMELGTRFDVSRRAISERLRRGTRNLIADTLVHALDDAPEET
- a CDS encoding HalOD1 output domain-containing protein — translated: MNEDQLRAHDPVRTFEWSPADGPSRGLVEALDDHVDADVTTLPPLFDALDPDALDALFEAPAPRSDRSEGSVQFDYLGYRIQIGADGRGRIYD
- a CDS encoding helix-turn-helix transcriptional regulator, with amino-acid sequence MESHANTPTRHGTARERDATDDPSLYASLADERRRTILSIVDERQAPIPQAHLVRLIVARETQESIDDPPDAVVQQFESDLHHVHLPTLEAEGVVERTTDDAVGRTDHPLWSDSAFRTLLDSQALADPETTSLTLDALASYERRAMLAALHTHGSSSPDVLASTVADLLDSPRNPDALEASIHHCHLPKLVAADVVTTVDGSTRIRYTGNALLEDWWFAEGADT